In Elaeis guineensis isolate ETL-2024a chromosome 1, EG11, whole genome shotgun sequence, a genomic segment contains:
- the LOC105038872 gene encoding uncharacterized protein isoform X2: MEKHKEKKCKKDKRDKEQREGQKRKDKDRSRDKHKEEKDEKEKHREKKRDKDRDRKNRTEDDKKTEERAKGHNEEKIGSGSWKAEEVKNPKIVKKFGTRIKDEGAAERLLENFAGSVQKGTENFGALIALEKERCNRNEMATNLIAQEPRRNDALGQAMEMDADKKIERKTMAKNRYEMLAKLIGKEQRKNDSMDRIVEKDAKKNVEAKEKVKDRYRMVENLLHKEQRRDDKLDQTVEKDADEKFEGKEKRDDAGKKIEEKEKIASREANVRKGDKHIHRGGEKRHKGKDKDRHKEKEKEEEKKRDKGERIHKEHDKPKGSGEMDCIDNLIIMPVAPQKTNEKCAGTDGTIKKRKDFEINGFLHEIDGLPNKLPRPSLAYHLHVENGRTLESYHVATGYSSIKLETTKYINAERVLETNECKVNGIEGPPPSTDNLRPLVALESSPNGKASVKPPHPDTKFLGQIYSVPKMEEWPEYDDQYWLFSSNPPGPKPRATFEAEETSHVWAKGLQIESADVFALPFVIPY, from the exons ATG GAGAAGCACAAAGAGAAGAAGTGTAAAAAAGACAAGAGGGACAAAGAACAGAGAGAAGGtcaaaaaagaaaagacaagGACAGAAGCAGAGATAAGCACAAAGAAGAGAAGGATGAAAAGGAAAAGCACAGGGAGAAGAAAAGGGATAAAGACAGGGATAGGAAGAATAGGACAGAAGATGATAAGAAAACTGAAGAACGGGCCAAAGGTCACAATGAAGAGAAGATCGGGAGTGGTAGCTGGAAGGCTGAAGAAGTTAAAAATCCTAAAATTGTAAAGAAATTTGGCACGAGGATCAAAGATGAAGGGGCAGCAGAGAGATTGCTTGAGAACTTTGCAGGTTCTGTTCAGAAAGGGACTGAGAACTTCGGTGCTTTAATTGCCTTGGAGAAGGAAAGATGTAATAGAAATGAAATGGCTACAAATCTCATTGCTCAAGAGCCTAGAAGAAATGATGCTTTGGGCCAAGCGATGGAGATGGATGCAGATAAGAAGATTGAAAGGAAGACAATGGCAAAAAATAGGTATGAAATGCTTGCAAAGCTCATTGGTAAAGAGCAAAGAAAAAATGATAGCATGGACCGAATAGTGGAGAAAGATGCAAAAAAAAATGTTGAAGcaaaggaaaaggtgaaagacAGATACAGAATGGTTGAAAACCTCCTTCATAAAGAACAAAGAAGAGATGATAAGCTGGACCAAACAGTTGAGAAGGATGCAGATGAAAAATTTGAAGGGAAGGAGAAAAGAGATGATGCAGGCAAAAAGATTGAAGAGAAGGAGAAGATAGCAAGCAGGGAAGCTAATGTCAGAAAGGGAGACAAGCACATCCATAGAGGTGGGGAGAAGAGACACAAAGGGAAGGACAAAGATAGGCAtaaagagaaggagaaagaggaggagaagaaaagggATAAAGGTGAAAGAATACATAAAGAACATGATAAGCCAAAAGGCAGTGGAGAAATGGATTGCATAGACAATCTAATCATCATGCCCGTAGCCCCCCAGAAAACCAATGAAAAATGTGCTGGTACTGATGGAACTATCAAGAAGAGGAAAGACTTTGAGATAAATGGGTTTTTGCATG AAATTGATGGGCTGCCTAATAAGCTCCCAAGACCATCACTAGCCTACCACCTGCATGTTGAGAATGGAAGAACATTGGAGTCATACCATGTTGCTACAGGTTATTCTTCCATTAAGCTTGAGACCACAAAATACATCAATGCTGAAAGAGTTCTAGAAACAAACGAATGCAAGGTAAATGGCATTGAAGGACCTCCACCATCAACGGATAACTTGAGGCCCTTGGTTGCTCTAGAAAGTAGTCCTAATGGCAAAGCTTCTGTAAAACCACCTCACCCTGATACCAAGTTTCTTGGCCAGATATACTCTGTTCCAAAAATGGAGGAATGGCCTGAATATGATGACCAGTACTGGCTGTTTAGCAGCAATCCCCCCGGGCCAAAGCCTAGGGCAACATTTGAGGCTGAAGAGACATCCCACGTGTGGGCCAAGGGACTGCAAATTGAGTCGGCAGATGTTTTTGCATTGCCTTTTGTTATTCCTTACTGA
- the LOC105038872 gene encoding uncharacterized protein isoform X3, giving the protein MSRCFPFPPPGYEKKPRSDYIDLLAKEKHKEKKCKKDKRDKEQREGQKRKDKDRSRDKHKEEKDEKEKHREKKRDKDRDRKNRTEDDKKTEERAKGHNEEKIGSGSWKAEEVKNPKIVKKFGTRIKDEGAAERLLENFAGSVQKGTENFGALIALEKERCNRNEMATNLIAQEPRRNDALGQAMEMDADKKIERKTMAKNRYEMLAKLIGKEQRKNDSMDRIVEKDAKKNVEAKEKVKDRYRMVENLLHKEQRRDDKLDQTVEKDADEKFEGKEKRDDAGKKIEEKEKIASREANVRKGDKHIHRGGEKRHKGKDKDRHKEKEKEEEKKRDKGERIHKEHDKPKGSGEMDCIDNLIIMPVAPQKTNEKCAGTDGTIKKRKDFEINGFLHEIDGLPNKLPRPSLAYHLHVENGRTLESYHVATGYSSIKLETTKYINAERVLETNECKIYSVPKMEEWPEYDDQYWLFSSNPPGPKPRATFEAEETSHVWAKGLQIESADVFALPFVIPY; this is encoded by the exons ATGTCTCGCTGCTTCCCTTTTCCACCGCCAGGATATGAAAAGAAGCCAAGGAGTGATTACATAGATTTACTAGCAAAG GAGAAGCACAAAGAGAAGAAGTGTAAAAAAGACAAGAGGGACAAAGAACAGAGAGAAGGtcaaaaaagaaaagacaagGACAGAAGCAGAGATAAGCACAAAGAAGAGAAGGATGAAAAGGAAAAGCACAGGGAGAAGAAAAGGGATAAAGACAGGGATAGGAAGAATAGGACAGAAGATGATAAGAAAACTGAAGAACGGGCCAAAGGTCACAATGAAGAGAAGATCGGGAGTGGTAGCTGGAAGGCTGAAGAAGTTAAAAATCCTAAAATTGTAAAGAAATTTGGCACGAGGATCAAAGATGAAGGGGCAGCAGAGAGATTGCTTGAGAACTTTGCAGGTTCTGTTCAGAAAGGGACTGAGAACTTCGGTGCTTTAATTGCCTTGGAGAAGGAAAGATGTAATAGAAATGAAATGGCTACAAATCTCATTGCTCAAGAGCCTAGAAGAAATGATGCTTTGGGCCAAGCGATGGAGATGGATGCAGATAAGAAGATTGAAAGGAAGACAATGGCAAAAAATAGGTATGAAATGCTTGCAAAGCTCATTGGTAAAGAGCAAAGAAAAAATGATAGCATGGACCGAATAGTGGAGAAAGATGCAAAAAAAAATGTTGAAGcaaaggaaaaggtgaaagacAGATACAGAATGGTTGAAAACCTCCTTCATAAAGAACAAAGAAGAGATGATAAGCTGGACCAAACAGTTGAGAAGGATGCAGATGAAAAATTTGAAGGGAAGGAGAAAAGAGATGATGCAGGCAAAAAGATTGAAGAGAAGGAGAAGATAGCAAGCAGGGAAGCTAATGTCAGAAAGGGAGACAAGCACATCCATAGAGGTGGGGAGAAGAGACACAAAGGGAAGGACAAAGATAGGCAtaaagagaaggagaaagaggaggagaagaaaagggATAAAGGTGAAAGAATACATAAAGAACATGATAAGCCAAAAGGCAGTGGAGAAATGGATTGCATAGACAATCTAATCATCATGCCCGTAGCCCCCCAGAAAACCAATGAAAAATGTGCTGGTACTGATGGAACTATCAAGAAGAGGAAAGACTTTGAGATAAATGGGTTTTTGCATG AAATTGATGGGCTGCCTAATAAGCTCCCAAGACCATCACTAGCCTACCACCTGCATGTTGAGAATGGAAGAACATTGGAGTCATACCATGTTGCTACAGGTTATTCTTCCATTAAGCTTGAGACCACAAAATACATCAATGCTGAAAGAGTTCTAGAAACAAACGAATGCAAG ATATACTCTGTTCCAAAAATGGAGGAATGGCCTGAATATGATGACCAGTACTGGCTGTTTAGCAGCAATCCCCCCGGGCCAAAGCCTAGGGCAACATTTGAGGCTGAAGAGACATCCCACGTGTGGGCCAAGGGACTGCAAATTGAGTCGGCAGATGTTTTTGCATTGCCTTTTGTTATTCCTTACTGA
- the LOC105038872 gene encoding uncharacterized protein isoform X1, which translates to MSRCFPFPPPGYEKKPRSDYIDLLAKEKHKEKKCKKDKRDKEQREGQKRKDKDRSRDKHKEEKDEKEKHREKKRDKDRDRKNRTEDDKKTEERAKGHNEEKIGSGSWKAEEVKNPKIVKKFGTRIKDEGAAERLLENFAGSVQKGTENFGALIALEKERCNRNEMATNLIAQEPRRNDALGQAMEMDADKKIERKTMAKNRYEMLAKLIGKEQRKNDSMDRIVEKDAKKNVEAKEKVKDRYRMVENLLHKEQRRDDKLDQTVEKDADEKFEGKEKRDDAGKKIEEKEKIASREANVRKGDKHIHRGGEKRHKGKDKDRHKEKEKEEEKKRDKGERIHKEHDKPKGSGEMDCIDNLIIMPVAPQKTNEKCAGTDGTIKKRKDFEINGFLHEIDGLPNKLPRPSLAYHLHVENGRTLESYHVATGYSSIKLETTKYINAERVLETNECKVNGIEGPPPSTDNLRPLVALESSPNGKASVKPPHPDTKFLGQIYSVPKMEEWPEYDDQYWLFSSNPPGPKPRATFEAEETSHVWAKGLQIESADVFALPFVIPY; encoded by the exons ATGTCTCGCTGCTTCCCTTTTCCACCGCCAGGATATGAAAAGAAGCCAAGGAGTGATTACATAGATTTACTAGCAAAG GAGAAGCACAAAGAGAAGAAGTGTAAAAAAGACAAGAGGGACAAAGAACAGAGAGAAGGtcaaaaaagaaaagacaagGACAGAAGCAGAGATAAGCACAAAGAAGAGAAGGATGAAAAGGAAAAGCACAGGGAGAAGAAAAGGGATAAAGACAGGGATAGGAAGAATAGGACAGAAGATGATAAGAAAACTGAAGAACGGGCCAAAGGTCACAATGAAGAGAAGATCGGGAGTGGTAGCTGGAAGGCTGAAGAAGTTAAAAATCCTAAAATTGTAAAGAAATTTGGCACGAGGATCAAAGATGAAGGGGCAGCAGAGAGATTGCTTGAGAACTTTGCAGGTTCTGTTCAGAAAGGGACTGAGAACTTCGGTGCTTTAATTGCCTTGGAGAAGGAAAGATGTAATAGAAATGAAATGGCTACAAATCTCATTGCTCAAGAGCCTAGAAGAAATGATGCTTTGGGCCAAGCGATGGAGATGGATGCAGATAAGAAGATTGAAAGGAAGACAATGGCAAAAAATAGGTATGAAATGCTTGCAAAGCTCATTGGTAAAGAGCAAAGAAAAAATGATAGCATGGACCGAATAGTGGAGAAAGATGCAAAAAAAAATGTTGAAGcaaaggaaaaggtgaaagacAGATACAGAATGGTTGAAAACCTCCTTCATAAAGAACAAAGAAGAGATGATAAGCTGGACCAAACAGTTGAGAAGGATGCAGATGAAAAATTTGAAGGGAAGGAGAAAAGAGATGATGCAGGCAAAAAGATTGAAGAGAAGGAGAAGATAGCAAGCAGGGAAGCTAATGTCAGAAAGGGAGACAAGCACATCCATAGAGGTGGGGAGAAGAGACACAAAGGGAAGGACAAAGATAGGCAtaaagagaaggagaaagaggaggagaagaaaagggATAAAGGTGAAAGAATACATAAAGAACATGATAAGCCAAAAGGCAGTGGAGAAATGGATTGCATAGACAATCTAATCATCATGCCCGTAGCCCCCCAGAAAACCAATGAAAAATGTGCTGGTACTGATGGAACTATCAAGAAGAGGAAAGACTTTGAGATAAATGGGTTTTTGCATG AAATTGATGGGCTGCCTAATAAGCTCCCAAGACCATCACTAGCCTACCACCTGCATGTTGAGAATGGAAGAACATTGGAGTCATACCATGTTGCTACAGGTTATTCTTCCATTAAGCTTGAGACCACAAAATACATCAATGCTGAAAGAGTTCTAGAAACAAACGAATGCAAGGTAAATGGCATTGAAGGACCTCCACCATCAACGGATAACTTGAGGCCCTTGGTTGCTCTAGAAAGTAGTCCTAATGGCAAAGCTTCTGTAAAACCACCTCACCCTGATACCAAGTTTCTTGGCCAGATATACTCTGTTCCAAAAATGGAGGAATGGCCTGAATATGATGACCAGTACTGGCTGTTTAGCAGCAATCCCCCCGGGCCAAAGCCTAGGGCAACATTTGAGGCTGAAGAGACATCCCACGTGTGGGCCAAGGGACTGCAAATTGAGTCGGCAGATGTTTTTGCATTGCCTTTTGTTATTCCTTACTGA